In the Agrococcus sp. Marseille-Q4369 genome, one interval contains:
- a CDS encoding histidine phosphatase family protein — translation MPARRLHLVRHGEVHNPERILYGRLPGYRLSERGERMAELAAEHLASRPVVRLAASPLERAQQSAQPWADRFGLEIRTEHRIIEPTNEFEGKTFEASGALRHPSAWPLLRNPFRPSWGEPYTAIAQRVIAAMEDAWDELDESDDDGDIVMVSHQSPIWISHLALAGKPLWHDPRKRRCQLSSITSYVRRDGRMVEVDYAEPAAGVDAVDAGAV, via the coding sequence ATGCCCGCCCGTCGCCTCCATCTCGTGCGCCATGGCGAGGTGCACAACCCGGAGCGCATCCTCTACGGGCGGCTGCCCGGCTACCGCCTCTCCGAGCGCGGCGAGCGGATGGCCGAGCTCGCGGCCGAGCACCTCGCGAGCCGCCCCGTCGTGCGCCTCGCCGCGAGCCCGCTCGAGCGCGCGCAGCAGTCGGCGCAGCCGTGGGCCGATCGCTTCGGGCTCGAGATCCGCACCGAGCACCGCATCATCGAGCCGACGAACGAGTTCGAGGGCAAGACCTTCGAGGCGAGCGGCGCCCTGCGGCACCCGTCGGCGTGGCCGCTGCTGCGCAACCCCTTCCGCCCCTCGTGGGGCGAGCCCTACACCGCCATCGCCCAGCGCGTCATCGCCGCGATGGAGGACGCGTGGGACGAGCTCGACGAGTCGGACGACGACGGCGACATCGTGATGGTCAGCCACCAGTCGCCCATCTGGATCTCGCACCTCGCACTCGCGGGCAAGCCGCTCTGGCACGACCCGCGCAAGCGCCGCTGCCAGCTCTCGTCGATCACGAGCTACGTGCGCCGTGACGGCCGCATGGTCGAGGTCGACTACGCCGAGCCCGCCGCGGGCGTCGACGCGGTCGACGCGGGAGCGGTGTGA
- a CDS encoding potassium transporter TrkG, whose protein sequence is MAQLRSSSDATLLERSRDAVERFAAAYPARFAIAVFASLNLVFAVLLATPWAKAGEGATDPVDAFFQAVSVVCVTGLTVVDMATHWSPFGNAVVMIGVEVGGIGVLTLASILGMTVARRLGLRQRLMAASDSNPSRVRRGVVQEQQAIRLGEVGSLLRIVALSVLAFEAALIVLLLPRLLLEGKDFLTALYEATYWSIMAFTNSGFVPTVEGLEPFATDPWFLGVLMLGVFIGSLGFPVYFVILRHLGKPRQWSLHVKLTITVSLLLLLLGGLAFLVLEWGNADSWGTDDFGQQLLHAFFLSAMARSGGFAVDDLGLLHNSSLLVTDMLMFVGGGSASTAGGIKVTTLAILFLAAVAEARGRKSMEAFGRRIPSDVLRLAVSVTLWSATIVAGVTIVLLEITGAPLSFVLFDVISAFATVGLSTGFTHSELEDSAKVILALTMFVGRIGSVTLAAALAASQRTQLFTRPEERPIVG, encoded by the coding sequence GTGGCGCAGCTGCGGTCGTCGAGCGATGCGACGCTGCTCGAGCGATCGCGCGACGCCGTCGAGCGCTTCGCAGCTGCGTACCCCGCGCGCTTCGCGATCGCCGTCTTCGCGTCGCTCAACCTCGTCTTCGCCGTGCTGCTCGCGACCCCGTGGGCGAAAGCGGGCGAGGGCGCGACCGACCCGGTGGATGCGTTCTTCCAGGCCGTGAGCGTCGTGTGCGTGACGGGGCTCACGGTCGTCGACATGGCGACCCACTGGAGCCCGTTCGGCAACGCGGTCGTGATGATCGGCGTCGAGGTCGGTGGCATCGGCGTGCTGACGCTCGCGTCGATCCTCGGCATGACGGTCGCCCGCCGGCTCGGGTTGCGGCAGCGGCTCATGGCCGCGAGCGACTCGAACCCGTCGCGCGTACGGCGCGGCGTGGTGCAGGAGCAGCAGGCGATCCGGCTCGGCGAGGTCGGCTCGCTGCTGCGCATCGTCGCGCTCTCGGTGCTCGCGTTCGAGGCCGCGCTCATCGTGCTGCTGCTGCCGCGGCTGCTGCTCGAGGGCAAGGACTTCCTGACCGCGCTCTACGAGGCGACCTACTGGTCGATCATGGCGTTCACGAACTCGGGCTTCGTGCCCACCGTCGAGGGGCTCGAGCCCTTCGCGACCGACCCGTGGTTCCTCGGCGTGCTCATGCTGGGCGTCTTCATCGGCTCGCTCGGCTTCCCCGTCTACTTCGTCATCCTGCGGCACCTCGGCAAGCCGCGGCAGTGGTCGCTGCACGTCAAGCTGACGATCACCGTCTCGCTGCTGCTGCTCCTGCTCGGCGGGCTCGCGTTCCTCGTGCTCGAGTGGGGCAACGCCGACTCGTGGGGCACCGACGACTTCGGCCAGCAGCTGCTGCACGCCTTCTTCCTCTCGGCGATGGCACGGTCGGGCGGCTTCGCGGTCGACGACCTCGGACTGCTGCACAACTCGAGCCTGCTCGTGACCGACATGCTCATGTTCGTCGGCGGCGGCTCCGCCTCGACCGCCGGCGGCATCAAGGTCACGACCCTCGCGATCCTCTTCCTCGCGGCGGTCGCCGAGGCGCGCGGCCGCAAGTCGATGGAGGCGTTCGGGCGCCGCATCCCCTCCGACGTCCTGCGCCTCGCCGTCTCCGTCACGCTCTGGAGCGCGACGATCGTCGCCGGTGTCACGATCGTGCTGCTCGAGATCACCGGTGCACCGCTGTCGTTCGTGCTCTTCGACGTCATCAGCGCGTTCGCGACCGTCGGGCTCTCGACGGGCTTCACCCACTCCGAGCTCGAGGACTCCGCGAAGGTCATCCTGGCGCTGACGATGTTCGTCGGCCGCATCGGTAGTGTGACGCTCGCCGCGGCGCTCGCCGCGAGCCAGCGGACGCAGCTGTTCACGCGCCCCGAGGAGAGGCCGATCGTTGGTTGA
- the proC gene encoding pyrroline-5-carboxylate reductase, whose amino-acid sequence MPELLPPIAMLGVGSMGGAILTGLARHGAERIVVTNRTAAKAGAIGHEGVESIALESEPGGNARAVAGAKLVVLGVKPAGIVELARDIAPHLEADAVVVSIAAGTTTASIETVLPASVAVVRAMPNTPSHVGLGVTGVAGGSRAAADDVALVARLFESVGEVLVLDESQIDALSTISGSGPAYVFLLIEELTRTAERMGFTREQAATMVQGTFRGASELLAADGAEPAELRRRVTSPKGTTERAVAVLQEARLGEVFDRATAAALERARELAAG is encoded by the coding sequence ATGCCAGAGCTGCTCCCTCCCATCGCCATGCTCGGTGTCGGCTCGATGGGCGGCGCGATCCTCACGGGGCTCGCGCGTCACGGCGCCGAGCGCATCGTCGTGACAAACCGCACCGCCGCGAAGGCGGGCGCGATCGGCCACGAGGGCGTCGAGTCGATCGCGCTCGAGTCGGAGCCGGGCGGCAACGCCCGCGCGGTCGCCGGCGCGAAGCTCGTCGTGCTCGGCGTCAAGCCGGCCGGCATCGTCGAGCTCGCGCGCGACATCGCGCCCCACCTCGAGGCGGATGCCGTGGTCGTCTCGATCGCGGCGGGCACGACGACCGCGTCCATCGAGACCGTGCTGCCCGCATCCGTCGCCGTCGTCCGGGCGATGCCGAACACGCCCTCGCACGTCGGGCTCGGCGTCACGGGTGTGGCGGGCGGCAGCCGCGCCGCTGCCGACGACGTCGCGCTCGTCGCACGGCTGTTCGAGTCGGTCGGGGAGGTGCTCGTGCTCGACGAGTCGCAGATCGACGCACTCTCGACCATCTCGGGGTCCGGCCCCGCCTACGTCTTCCTGCTCATCGAGGAGCTCACGCGCACGGCGGAGCGGATGGGCTTCACCCGCGAGCAGGCGGCGACGATGGTGCAGGGCACGTTCCGCGGCGCGAGCGAGCTGCTCGCCGCCGACGGCGCCGAGCCGGCCGAGCTGCGCCGCCGCGTGACGAGCCCGAAGGGCACGACCGAGCGCGCCGTCGCGGTGCTGCAGGAAGCGCGCCTCGGCGAGGTCTTCGACCGGGCGACGGCCGCCGCGCTCGAGCGCGCGCGGGAGCTCGCCGCGGGCTGA
- a CDS encoding AURKAIP1/COX24 domain-containing protein, producing the protein MGSVVKKRRKRMAKKKHRKLLRKTRHQRRNRK; encoded by the coding sequence ATGGGTTCTGTCGTCAAGAAGCGCCGCAAGCGCATGGCGAAGAAGAAGCACCGCAAGCTGCTTCGCAAGACGCGCCACCAGCGTCGCAACCGCAAGTAG
- a CDS encoding metalloregulator ArsR/SmtB family transcription factor, whose protein sequence is MADIFSVIADSTRRDILGVLLERRATTGDASVSQIVEALGVPQPTVSKHLRTLRDAGLVTVREDGQHRHYAIVLAPFDEIDDWLMPFIFAEGEQEEASLGAAAFAAWAGVNVQAPLRAAADQARQAAEQARVAAEQALARVSDTVEHPAPVGASIGRRAADRVHDVQERVQEARDRIHEVQERLQELSARNAQRFDDAKGKLRGREQQQQRDADTERPARDADDARLD, encoded by the coding sequence ATGGCCGACATCTTCAGCGTGATCGCGGACAGCACGCGCCGCGACATCCTCGGGGTGCTCCTCGAGCGCCGCGCGACGACCGGAGACGCCTCGGTCAGCCAGATCGTCGAGGCGCTCGGCGTGCCGCAGCCCACGGTGTCGAAGCACCTCCGCACGCTGCGCGACGCGGGCCTCGTGACGGTGCGCGAGGACGGCCAGCACCGCCACTACGCGATCGTGCTCGCGCCCTTCGACGAGATCGACGACTGGCTCATGCCGTTCATCTTCGCTGAGGGCGAGCAGGAGGAGGCCTCGCTCGGCGCGGCCGCCTTCGCCGCGTGGGCGGGCGTCAACGTGCAGGCGCCGCTCCGCGCCGCGGCCGACCAGGCGCGGCAGGCCGCCGAGCAGGCGCGCGTCGCCGCGGAGCAGGCGCTCGCGCGCGTCTCGGACACCGTCGAGCACCCCGCGCCGGTCGGCGCATCGATCGGTCGCCGCGCGGCCGATCGCGTGCACGACGTGCAAGAACGCGTGCAGGAGGCCCGGGACCGCATCCACGAGGTGCAGGAGCGCCTGCAGGAGCTGTCGGCCCGGAACGCGCAGCGGTTCGACGACGCGAAGGGCAAGCTGCGCGGTCGCGAGCAGCAGCAGCAGCGCGACGCCGACACCGAGCGGCCCGCGCGCGACGCCGACGACGCCCGCCTGGACTGA
- the aspS gene encoding aspartate--tRNA(Asn) ligase — MTQPTSLPRTLIADLASLPDGPVKVQGWVETVRDQKRVQFVIVRDESGAAQLVNPVNDDTAETAATISALMHGSFITVTGDLKADERVKLGGLEVKVGSLVVESVAKDSPIADDSSIDKRLDWRFLDLRRPEAQLIFRVQTTIEHAMRQHWIDEGFIELHTPKLMATASESRAELFEVPYFETTAYLAQSPQLFKQMAQSAGFGKIFEIGPAFRADPSFTSRHATEFTSIDSEISWIDSHEDVMQLHEQLLAKAVAAVVERHGAEIEERFGITLEVPTLPFPRIPHAEVKAIVESRGHTIERADGDLDPEAERQISAHVKETMGHDFVFVTEYPSGVRPFYHLRPEGRGEVTNSYDLIYNGVEISTGAQREHRIDVLEAQIAEKGMDASELEEYLDFFRYGVPPHGGFGMGLARVVMLMLGLGSIRETTYLFRGPTRLKP, encoded by the coding sequence GTGACTCAGCCGACCTCGCTCCCCCGCACGCTCATCGCCGACCTCGCGTCGCTGCCGGATGGGCCGGTGAAGGTGCAGGGCTGGGTCGAGACGGTGCGCGATCAGAAGCGCGTGCAGTTCGTCATCGTGCGCGACGAGTCGGGCGCCGCGCAGCTCGTCAACCCGGTCAACGACGACACCGCCGAGACCGCCGCGACGATCTCCGCGCTCATGCACGGCTCGTTCATCACCGTGACGGGCGACCTGAAGGCCGACGAGCGCGTCAAGCTCGGCGGGCTCGAGGTCAAGGTCGGCTCGCTCGTGGTCGAGTCGGTCGCGAAGGACTCGCCGATCGCCGACGACTCGTCGATCGACAAGCGCCTCGACTGGCGCTTCCTCGACCTGCGCCGCCCCGAGGCGCAGCTCATCTTCCGCGTGCAGACCACGATCGAGCACGCGATGCGCCAGCACTGGATCGATGAGGGCTTCATCGAGCTCCACACGCCGAAGCTCATGGCGACCGCCTCCGAGTCGCGCGCCGAGCTCTTCGAGGTGCCCTACTTCGAGACCACCGCCTACCTCGCGCAGTCGCCGCAGCTGTTCAAGCAGATGGCGCAGTCGGCCGGCTTCGGCAAGATCTTCGAGATCGGCCCGGCCTTCCGCGCCGACCCCTCGTTCACGAGCCGCCACGCGACGGAGTTCACGTCGATCGACTCCGAGATCTCCTGGATCGACTCGCACGAGGACGTCATGCAGCTGCACGAGCAGCTGCTCGCGAAGGCGGTCGCCGCGGTCGTGGAGCGGCACGGCGCCGAGATCGAGGAGCGCTTCGGCATCACCCTCGAGGTCCCGACGCTGCCCTTCCCGCGCATCCCCCACGCCGAGGTGAAGGCGATCGTCGAGAGCCGCGGCCACACGATCGAGCGCGCCGACGGCGACCTCGACCCCGAGGCGGAGCGCCAGATCTCGGCGCACGTCAAGGAGACGATGGGGCACGACTTCGTGTTCGTCACCGAGTACCCCTCGGGCGTGCGGCCGTTCTACCACCTGCGCCCCGAGGGCCGCGGCGAGGTGACGAACTCGTACGACCTCATCTACAACGGGGTCGAGATCTCGACGGGCGCGCAGCGCGAGCACCGCATCGACGTGCTCGAGGCGCAGATCGCCGAGAAGGGCATGGATGCGTCGGAGCTCGAGGAGTACCTCGACTTCTTCCGCTACGGCGTGCCCCCGCACGGCGGCTTCGGCATGGGCCTCGCGCGCGTCGTGATGCTCATGCTCGGCCTCGGCTCGATCCGCGAGACGACGTACCTCTTCCGCGGCCCGACGCGCCTGAAGCCGTAG
- a CDS encoding TlpA disulfide reductase family protein yields MRVGAFALAALALAGCSSADGVAGQVGDSGYIAGDGFVTEVPLAERQAPGEFGGPLAGGGQFDSSELDGVALVNFWYAACPPCRVEAPVLAELHAEFGDEVDFIGVNTRDGAAQATAFEEQFGIDYPSILDDESAEAQLAFTGIVAPNAVPSTLVLDKEGRVAARVSGAVSDTSILATLLREELER; encoded by the coding sequence ATGCGCGTTGGCGCGTTCGCGCTCGCTGCGCTCGCGCTCGCGGGCTGCTCGAGCGCCGACGGCGTGGCCGGGCAGGTCGGCGACTCGGGCTACATCGCGGGCGACGGCTTCGTGACCGAGGTGCCGCTCGCCGAGCGCCAGGCCCCGGGCGAGTTCGGCGGCCCGCTCGCAGGCGGCGGGCAGTTCGACTCGTCGGAGCTCGACGGCGTCGCGCTCGTCAACTTCTGGTACGCGGCGTGCCCGCCGTGCCGCGTCGAGGCGCCCGTGCTCGCCGAGCTGCACGCCGAGTTCGGCGATGAGGTCGACTTCATCGGCGTCAACACGCGCGACGGCGCCGCGCAGGCGACGGCGTTCGAGGAGCAGTTCGGCATCGACTACCCGTCGATCCTCGACGACGAGAGCGCCGAGGCGCAGCTCGCCTTCACCGGCATCGTCGCCCCCAACGCCGTGCCCTCGACGCTCGTGCTCGACAAGGAGGGCCGCGTCGCGGCGCGCGTCTCGGGCGCCGTCTCCGACACGAGCATCCTCGCGACCCTGCTGCGGGAGGAGCTCGAGCGGTGA
- a CDS encoding TrkA family potassium uptake protein, translating into MVDRIPHDAPVLVIGLGRFGAATAGQLARLDREVLAIDGDINLVQKWSERLTHTVQADARSIDALKQVGAQDFSIAVCAVGSSIEASVLITANLVDLGIPQIWAKAISQSHGKILSRIGANHVIYPEAEAGERVAHLVSGRMLDYIQFDDQFAIVKMYPPKHIRGISLAESKIRSKYHLTVVGVKSPGGEFTYATPETVVSNHDLIIVSGNQNDIERFAGLSA; encoded by the coding sequence TTGGTTGACAGGATCCCCCACGACGCCCCCGTGCTCGTGATCGGGCTGGGCCGCTTCGGCGCCGCGACAGCGGGGCAGCTCGCGCGCCTCGACCGCGAGGTGCTCGCGATCGACGGCGACATCAACCTCGTGCAGAAGTGGTCGGAGCGCCTCACCCACACCGTGCAGGCCGACGCCCGCTCGATCGACGCGCTCAAGCAGGTCGGCGCGCAGGACTTCTCCATCGCGGTGTGCGCGGTCGGCTCGTCGATCGAGGCCTCGGTGCTCATCACCGCGAACCTCGTCGACCTCGGCATCCCGCAGATCTGGGCGAAGGCGATCAGCCAGTCGCACGGCAAGATCCTCAGCCGCATCGGCGCGAACCACGTCATCTACCCGGAGGCGGAGGCCGGCGAGCGCGTCGCGCACCTCGTCTCGGGCCGGATGCTCGACTACATCCAGTTCGACGACCAGTTCGCGATCGTGAAGATGTACCCGCCGAAGCACATCCGAGGCATCTCGCTCGCCGAGTCGAAGATCCGCTCGAAGTACCACCTGACGGTGGTGGGCGTGAAGAGCCCCGGCGGGGAGTTCACCTACGCGACGCCCGAGACCGTGGTCTCGAACCACGACCTCATCATCGTCTCGGGCAACCAGAACGACATCGAGCGCTTCGCGGGCCTGAGCGCGTGA
- a CDS encoding YchJ family metal-binding protein has product MSTAIDDGERCPCGTGLTYGECCGPIHRREREAATAEQLMRSRFTAFALRDVDWLLASWHPTTRPRSLELDPGIRWLRLDIVGTSAGGPFDREGTVSFDAHWVADGTRGAMREVSSFRRDQGWQYLDGQPR; this is encoded by the coding sequence GTGAGCACGGCGATCGACGACGGCGAGCGCTGCCCGTGCGGCACCGGGCTCACCTACGGCGAGTGCTGCGGGCCGATCCACCGCCGCGAGCGCGAGGCCGCGACGGCCGAGCAGCTCATGCGCTCGCGCTTCACGGCGTTCGCGCTCCGCGACGTCGACTGGCTGCTCGCGTCCTGGCACCCGACGACCCGGCCGCGCTCGCTCGAGCTCGACCCGGGCATCCGCTGGCTCCGGCTCGACATCGTCGGCACGAGCGCCGGCGGTCCGTTCGACCGCGAGGGCACCGTCTCGTTCGATGCCCACTGGGTCGCCGACGGCACGCGCGGCGCGATGCGCGAGGTCAGCAGCTTCCGCCGCGACCAGGGGTGGCAGTACCTCGACGGCCAGCCGCGCTGA
- a CDS encoding glutaredoxin family protein, with translation MVEITLITKPGCHLCDDARPVVERVVAGFDEASLTELSILDDPALAERYSDDIPVVLIDGRQHSAWRVDEAKLTDRIRAVTLKG, from the coding sequence ATGGTCGAGATCACGCTCATCACCAAGCCCGGCTGCCACCTCTGCGACGACGCGCGGCCGGTCGTCGAGCGCGTCGTCGCCGGCTTCGACGAGGCGTCGCTCACGGAGCTGTCGATCCTCGACGACCCCGCGCTCGCGGAGCGCTACAGCGACGACATCCCCGTCGTGCTCATCGACGGGCGCCAGCACTCCGCGTGGCGCGTCGACGAGGCGAAGCTGACCGACCGCATCCGCGCGGTGACGCTCAAGGGTTGA